From a region of the Candidatus Dependentiae bacterium genome:
- a CDS encoding leucyl aminopeptidase: MMPITLSFKKLTDNNASCYALIIEQGSLEQTLKKHFKAGDRALVKALAEERDFVGNNGQLLLVPVMHNGKPITILLSGIGKKEGKEALNFERYRRVLGTIVRVAEKNKIGTVAIQLPVAKLFDMTDEDVTQQTATIVEMAGYHFDEFFTDDDRKIMTPKEVILVSDARNQKEIRTALDIGKVIAESVNKARYWIDLPPAKLTPVDLAKHAQKIAKETGLKITVFDEREVTQMGMGGLAGVSKGSERDCQLVILEYKTTKKNAKTIGFVGKGITFDSGGLSLKPPAYMETMKEDMSGAAAVISTMQAIAILKPDVNVVGITPLSENLPSGSATKPGDILKFYNGKTAEVKNTDAEGRLVLADALSYAVKHCNLDAMIDIATLTGACAYALGPFFTGLMSQHEDLIDKICDSAERTGDRVWELPLHDDYKPAIKSQVADISNVGSKQYMAGAITAGLFLQNFVGDMPWAHLDIAGTAFNVPDISYYRPEGATGVSVRLLIDLAMHWK; this comes from the coding sequence ATGATGCCCATTACTTTAAGCTTTAAAAAATTAACAGATAATAATGCGTCATGTTATGCGCTTATTATTGAACAAGGAAGTCTAGAACAAACACTTAAAAAGCATTTTAAAGCCGGTGATAGAGCACTTGTTAAAGCGCTGGCAGAAGAGAGAGATTTTGTTGGAAATAATGGGCAATTACTTTTGGTACCGGTTATGCATAATGGCAAACCAATAACCATTTTATTGTCTGGTATTGGGAAAAAAGAGGGTAAAGAGGCACTTAATTTTGAACGGTATCGCCGTGTGCTAGGCACGATAGTGCGCGTTGCAGAAAAAAATAAAATAGGTACTGTTGCTATTCAACTGCCTGTGGCAAAATTATTTGATATGACGGACGAGGATGTTACGCAACAAACGGCAACGATTGTTGAAATGGCGGGTTATCATTTTGATGAATTTTTCACAGACGATGACAGAAAAATAATGACCCCAAAAGAAGTTATTTTGGTCAGTGATGCGCGTAATCAAAAAGAAATTCGTACAGCGTTAGATATAGGCAAGGTTATTGCGGAATCAGTTAATAAAGCGCGCTACTGGATTGATTTGCCACCAGCAAAACTTACTCCTGTTGATTTGGCTAAACATGCCCAAAAAATTGCAAAAGAAACGGGATTGAAAATAACGGTATTTGATGAGAGGGAGGTTACACAGATGGGAATGGGCGGCCTGGCTGGTGTTTCAAAAGGCTCTGAGCGTGATTGTCAGTTGGTTATTTTGGAATATAAAACAACCAAAAAAAATGCAAAAACTATTGGTTTTGTTGGTAAGGGTATTACGTTTGATTCCGGTGGATTGAGTTTGAAACCGCCGGCATACATGGAAACAATGAAGGAAGATATGTCTGGTGCAGCAGCAGTAATTAGTACTATGCAGGCAATCGCAATTTTAAAACCAGATGTAAATGTTGTTGGTATTACGCCACTTTCGGAAAACTTACCGAGCGGATCTGCGACCAAGCCCGGTGATATTCTCAAATTTTATAATGGCAAAACTGCAGAGGTTAAAAATACTGATGCAGAGGGGCGTTTAGTTCTTGCTGATGCGCTTTCATATGCGGTTAAACATTGCAATCTTGATGCGATGATTGATATTGCAACATTAACTGGTGCTTGTGCGTATGCGCTCGGGCCATTTTTTACTGGTCTTATGAGTCAGCACGAAGATTTGATTGACAAAATTTGTGATTCTGCTGAACGTACGGGCGATCGTGTATGGGAATTGCCATTGCATGATGATTATAAACCGGCGATAAAATCACAGGTTGCAGATATTTCTAATGTTGGGAGTAAGCAGTATATGGCAGGTGCTATCACAGCAGGGCTTTTTTTGCAAAATTTTGTAGGTGACATGCCATGGGCACATTTAGATATTGCGGGAACTGCATTTAAT